From Hoeflea sp. 108:
AGGCGCGGATTGGCGATCTCGTCGACGGCGAAGTTGAGCAGCGACAGGCCGATGCCCAAAAGCGCGAGCGCGATGCAAGGCGCAAGGATATCCCACCAGGCGCCGACCGACAGAGCCGAGGCCTTCTGCGCGTTGTAGAGCATGGTGCCCCACGAGATGACGTTGGGGTCGCCGAGGCCGAGGAATTCGAGCGTCGCCTCGGTGATGACGGCGAAGATCACGCTGCCGATGAAGTTGATGCCGACAATGGACAGCACGTTCGGGAAAATCTCGAAGGCCATGATGCGCCATTGCGGTTCGCCCATCATCTCGGCGGCCTTGACGAAGTCGCGCTGCTTGACCGACAGCGTCTCGGCGCGCGTGACGCGCGCGCCCCAGGCCCAGGACGTGATGCCGAGGATGACGGCGATCACCATGGGGCCGGCCTGGCCGACGAAAGCTGCGATGACCAGCAGCAGCGGCAGGTTGGGCACCACCAGCACCATGTTG
This genomic window contains:
- a CDS encoding ABC transporter permease, whose protein sequence is MAQLLIGLKRNRKAAVGLTIVTIIVLIAIFAPLLTEYAPAARTGRPHQPPSADHILGTTRLGQDVWARLIYGARTSLAVGFAAGLLITVVGTALGIIAGYRGGKTDEVISFLTNMVLVVPNLPLLLVIAAFVGQAGPMVIAVILGITSWAWGARVTRAETLSVKQRDFVKAAEMMGEPQWRIMAFEIFPNVLSIVGINFIGSVIFAVITEATLEFLGLGDPNVISWGTMLYNAQKASALSVGAWWDILAPCIALALLGIGLSLLNFAVDEIANPRLRTGSSLGRWASLVKSGEGRL